A window from Sphingopyxis alaskensis RB2256 encodes these proteins:
- a CDS encoding DUF3297 family protein has protein sequence MTDTPPDRLSTNPRSPHFDLEVLQRGIGIRFKGKERTDVEEYCISEGWIRVAAGKAKDRFGQPMTIKLAGEVEAWFEDVAGEEGAPAAD, from the coding sequence ATGACCGATACGCCGCCCGACCGCCTGTCGACCAACCCGCGCTCGCCCCATTTCGACCTGGAGGTGCTGCAACGCGGCATCGGCATCCGCTTCAAGGGCAAGGAGCGCACCGACGTCGAGGAGTATTGCATCTCCGAAGGCTGGATCCGCGTTGCCGCGGGCAAGGCGAAGGACCGCTTCGGCCAGCCGATGACGATCAAGCTGGCGGGCGAGGTCGAGGCCTGGTTCGAGGATGTCGCGGGCGAGGAGGGCGCGCCCGCCGCCGACTGA
- a CDS encoding putative bifunctional diguanylate cyclase/phosphodiesterase, translated as MKSLPTDLTAADVIPARTLLGLGPRDQDIGNLHQLQLAPLRGRGSLRLAMGIGMALVAFLTMLHHVALPVAGGWLAGSLLFSLWSYSRFRNLPLGDPKLPGSAEYRMCNRHALYSALLWGLPFWLQGLAPGVDHILSMWTIAVLMMLTLAIVAHSVPLACALFIMPVSLSAAAALGLAGAPEIAAVTLVAGILLSAFCVRFAQIHIRSRRAEETLHEKSETVSLLLREFEETSADWLWQTDSNRRLVHVSPRLAYALGGTAEGLEGIPLLQALSGDAWETGLFPKSLHDMAERMKRRESFSNLIVPVSIDGRPRWWELSASPRLDESGRFLGFRGVGSDVTEQRATAEQIARMARFDNLTGLPNRLSLNEDLARALTRAIEAKSRCALLMIDLDRFKAVNDTLGHPVGDKLLAQVAARLKGLMERGMTCGRLGGDEFAVVLHNLSSPAVAEDLAQRIIATISRPYVVDNHQLFVGASVGYAIGPTDGATVETLTRNADLALYKSKDRGGNVVAAYVASLHAQAEERRVMEQELRGALERGEFELYYQPVVTAADGTLNGFEALIRWTNHKLGNVSPGRFIPIAEDARLISPIGEWVLRTACHEAMKWPSNLKVAVNVSADQLTDPSFASVVVSALAQSGLSPQRLEIEVTESVFLRDGGGAAQLLDQLIGLGIRLSLDDFGTGYSSLGYLRKTQFSTIKVDRSFVVGAAKGSIESIAIIRAVVALADSLGMSTTAEGAETELEVETLRSFGCSNIQGYYYGRPMPASDVLTLFRRPDDVAIAAA; from the coding sequence GTGAAAAGCCTGCCGACCGACCTGACTGCCGCCGACGTCATTCCCGCGCGGACCCTGCTGGGGCTGGGGCCGCGGGATCAGGACATCGGAAACCTCCACCAGCTTCAGCTCGCGCCGCTTCGCGGCCGCGGATCGCTGCGTCTGGCGATGGGCATCGGCATGGCGCTCGTCGCCTTTCTGACGATGCTCCACCATGTCGCGCTGCCGGTCGCGGGCGGCTGGCTCGCCGGGTCGCTGCTTTTCAGCCTGTGGTCCTACAGCCGGTTCCGCAACCTGCCGCTCGGCGATCCGAAACTTCCGGGAAGCGCCGAATATCGCATGTGCAACCGGCACGCGCTCTATTCGGCGCTGCTCTGGGGCCTGCCCTTCTGGCTTCAGGGGCTCGCGCCCGGCGTCGACCATATATTGTCGATGTGGACGATCGCGGTGCTGATGATGCTGACGCTGGCGATCGTCGCGCACAGCGTTCCGCTCGCCTGCGCCCTGTTCATCATGCCTGTCTCGCTGTCGGCGGCAGCGGCGCTGGGGCTTGCCGGCGCGCCGGAAATCGCCGCGGTCACGCTCGTCGCGGGCATCCTGCTTTCGGCCTTCTGCGTCCGCTTCGCGCAAATCCATATCCGCTCGCGCCGCGCGGAAGAGACGCTGCACGAAAAGAGCGAGACGGTCAGCCTGCTGCTGCGCGAGTTCGAGGAAACCTCGGCCGACTGGCTGTGGCAGACCGACAGCAACCGCCGCCTCGTCCACGTCTCGCCGCGCCTCGCCTATGCGCTCGGCGGCACCGCCGAGGGGCTTGAAGGCATTCCGCTGCTGCAGGCGCTGTCGGGCGACGCTTGGGAAACCGGGCTGTTCCCCAAGAGCCTGCACGACATGGCCGAACGGATGAAGCGGCGCGAGAGCTTCTCGAACCTGATCGTTCCCGTGTCGATCGACGGTCGTCCGCGCTGGTGGGAATTGTCGGCGTCGCCGCGGCTCGACGAATCGGGCAGGTTTCTGGGGTTTCGCGGGGTCGGGTCCGACGTCACCGAACAGCGCGCGACCGCCGAACAAATCGCCCGGATGGCGCGATTCGACAATCTCACCGGTCTGCCCAACCGGCTCAGCCTCAACGAGGATCTCGCGCGGGCGCTCACCCGCGCCATCGAGGCGAAGTCGCGCTGCGCGCTGCTGATGATCGACCTCGACCGCTTCAAGGCGGTCAATGATACGCTGGGGCATCCCGTCGGCGACAAATTGCTCGCGCAGGTCGCCGCGCGCCTCAAAGGGTTGATGGAGCGCGGCATGACCTGCGGCCGCCTTGGCGGCGACGAGTTTGCCGTCGTGCTGCACAATCTCTCCTCGCCCGCCGTCGCCGAGGATCTGGCGCAGCGGATCATCGCGACGATCAGCCGGCCCTATGTCGTCGACAATCATCAATTGTTCGTCGGCGCCAGCGTCGGTTATGCGATCGGCCCGACCGACGGCGCGACGGTCGAGACGCTCACCCGCAACGCCGACCTGGCGCTCTATAAATCGAAGGACCGCGGCGGCAATGTCGTCGCCGCCTATGTCGCCTCGCTCCACGCGCAGGCCGAGGAACGGCGCGTGATGGAGCAGGAATTGCGCGGCGCGCTGGAACGCGGCGAGTTCGAGCTTTATTACCAGCCCGTCGTCACCGCCGCCGACGGCACGCTCAACGGCTTCGAGGCGCTGATCCGCTGGACCAACCACAAGCTCGGCAATGTCTCGCCCGGCCGCTTCATCCCGATCGCCGAGGACGCGCGCCTCATCTCGCCGATCGGCGAATGGGTGCTGCGCACCGCGTGCCACGAGGCGATGAAATGGCCGTCGAACCTGAAGGTCGCGGTCAACGTGTCGGCCGACCAGCTCACCGATCCCAGCTTCGCCTCGGTCGTCGTTTCGGCGCTCGCACAGAGCGGGCTTTCGCCGCAAAGGCTGGAGATCGAAGTCACCGAAAGCGTCTTCCTGCGCGACGGCGGCGGCGCGGCGCAGCTGCTCGACCAGCTCATCGGGCTGGGCATCCGGCTGTCGCTCGACGATTTCGGGACGGGCTATTCCTCGCTCGGCTATCTGCGCAAGACCCAGTTCTCGACGATCAAGGTCGACCGCAGCTTCGTCGTCGGCGCCGCGAAGGGCAGCATCGAATCGATCGCGATCATCCGCGCGGTCGTCGCGCTCGCCGACAGCCTCGGCATGTCGACCACCGCCGAGGGTGCGGAGACCGAGCTCGAGGTCGAAACGCTGCGCAGCTTCGGCTGCTCGAACATCCAGGGCTATTATTACGGGCGCCCGATGCCCGCGAGCGATGTGCTGACGCTGTTCCGCCGCCCCGACGACGTGGCGATCGCCGCGGCGTGA
- a CDS encoding pseudouridine synthase has translation MPRLILFNKPYGVLSQFTDRGGADGTGGGRATLSDYIDVPGVYPAGRLDKDSEGLLVLTDDGALQARISSPKHKMPKTYLAQVEGEPDDAALDALARGVTLNDGPTRPATVRRIGAPKLWDRDPPVRYRKSVPDSWLELTITEGRNRQVRRMTAAVGHPTLRLVRWRIGGWEIGDLAVGAWREVK, from the coding sequence TTGCCCCGCCTGATCCTGTTCAACAAGCCGTACGGCGTGCTGTCGCAATTCACCGATCGCGGCGGCGCGGACGGGACCGGCGGCGGGCGCGCGACGCTGTCCGACTATATCGACGTGCCGGGCGTCTATCCCGCCGGGCGGCTGGACAAGGACAGCGAAGGCCTGCTCGTCCTGACCGACGACGGCGCGCTCCAGGCGCGGATATCGTCGCCGAAGCACAAGATGCCCAAAACCTATCTGGCGCAGGTCGAGGGCGAGCCCGATGACGCCGCGCTGGATGCGCTCGCCCGCGGCGTCACGCTGAACGACGGCCCGACCCGCCCCGCGACCGTCCGCCGCATCGGGGCGCCAAAGCTGTGGGACCGCGACCCGCCGGTGCGATACCGCAAGAGCGTGCCCGACTCATGGCTCGAACTCACCATCACCGAAGGCCGCAACCGCCAGGTGCGGCGGATGACGGCGGCGGTCGGCCATCCGACGCTGCGGCTGGTGCGCTGGCGGATCGGGGGGTGGGAGATCGGGGATTTGGCGGTGGGGGCGTGGCGGGAGGTGAAATAG
- a CDS encoding 5'-methylthioadenosine/S-adenosylhomocysteine nucleosidase produces the protein MAHILILAALPEEANALFPDVGERSDDPFAVRRIAADGHEVAIATCGLGKVNAALVVGVLGGDADLIMMTGTCGSLGAPPGAYWIAEALQHDYGATEPGRFRRYRAGDWPIGEPGRGSSGAHFAAMADPGLDLPHARIASGDSFIACPDAAADLTSLGATLVDMEVGAVAQAAMRLGKPWAAIKAVTDEANCDSGGAFQTNLRHAARAAGQEVERLIAML, from the coding sequence ATGGCCCATATCCTGATTCTCGCCGCACTTCCCGAAGAGGCCAACGCATTGTTTCCGGACGTCGGCGAACGCAGCGACGATCCCTTCGCCGTCCGTCGCATCGCCGCGGATGGCCATGAGGTCGCCATCGCCACCTGCGGGCTCGGCAAGGTCAACGCCGCGCTGGTGGTAGGCGTGCTCGGCGGCGACGCTGACCTCATTATGATGACGGGCACTTGCGGATCGCTCGGCGCGCCGCCGGGCGCCTATTGGATCGCCGAGGCGTTGCAGCATGATTATGGCGCGACCGAGCCCGGCCGCTTCCGTCGCTATCGTGCGGGCGACTGGCCGATAGGCGAGCCGGGGCGGGGATCGTCGGGCGCGCATTTCGCGGCGATGGCGGATCCGGGGCTCGACCTGCCGCACGCGCGCATCGCCAGCGGCGACAGTTTCATCGCCTGTCCCGATGCCGCCGCCGATCTCACGTCGCTCGGCGCAACGCTCGTCGACATGGAGGTCGGCGCGGTGGCGCAGGCGGCGATGCGGCTCGGCAAGCCATGGGCGGCGATCAAGGCGGTGACCGACGAGGCGAATTGTGACAGCGGGGGCGCATTCCAGACGAACCTGCGCCATGCTGCCCGCGCCGCGGGGCAGGAAGTCGAGCGGTTGATCGCGATGCTTTGA
- a CDS encoding bile acid:sodium symporter family protein, producing the protein MLARIFPDRFVPVLFATILLASLLPVRGAAVPVAEAVSTAAIVLLFFLNGVRLPRDEVLHGIRNWKLQGAALLFCFGAMALLGLAAQAALARWLPATLAIGFLFLGILPSTVQSATAATSMAGGNVAASVVAAALLNLVGVALSPLLFALLAGSAAAIHGAAVLRIVSILLLPFLLGQLAQRWLRPRVLAHRGLATFMDRTAIAIAVYVAFSAAVVAGIWDQLAGREIAIVLGVTAFMLALAFGGAWTLGRLLQLARTDRITLLFAGAQKSIAVGAPLAATLFPPAIAGMVLVPILVYHMTQLVVSAWIAPELNRARSV; encoded by the coding sequence ATGCTCGCGCGTATCTTTCCCGACCGTTTCGTCCCCGTCCTGTTCGCGACGATCCTGCTCGCGAGTCTGCTGCCGGTGCGCGGCGCCGCGGTGCCGGTCGCCGAAGCCGTTTCCACCGCGGCGATCGTCCTGCTGTTTTTTCTCAACGGGGTCCGCCTTCCGCGCGACGAAGTGTTGCACGGCATCCGCAACTGGAAGCTGCAGGGCGCCGCGCTCCTCTTCTGCTTCGGCGCCATGGCGCTGCTCGGCCTCGCCGCGCAGGCGGCGCTCGCGCGCTGGCTTCCCGCGACGCTGGCGATCGGCTTTCTCTTCCTCGGCATCCTTCCTTCGACCGTCCAGTCGGCGACCGCCGCGACCTCGATGGCGGGCGGGAATGTCGCTGCAAGCGTCGTAGCCGCGGCGCTGCTCAATCTGGTCGGGGTCGCACTGTCGCCGTTGCTCTTCGCGTTGCTCGCGGGCAGCGCCGCGGCGATTCATGGCGCAGCGGTGCTGCGCATCGTGTCGATCCTGCTCCTTCCCTTCCTCCTCGGACAGCTTGCCCAGCGCTGGCTTCGTCCGCGGGTCCTCGCCCACCGCGGCCTTGCGACCTTCATGGATCGCACCGCGATCGCGATCGCGGTCTATGTTGCCTTTTCCGCAGCGGTCGTGGCGGGCATCTGGGACCAACTCGCCGGACGCGAGATCGCCATCGTCCTCGGCGTAACGGCGTTCATGCTTGCGCTCGCCTTCGGCGGAGCCTGGACGCTCGGCAGGTTGCTGCAACTTGCACGGACCGACCGCATCACCCTGCTTTTCGCGGGCGCCCAGAAAAGCATCGCGGTCGGCGCGCCGCTCGCCGCGACACTGTTCCCGCCCGCCATTGCCGGCATGGTGCTGGTGCCCATCCTCGTTTATCATATGACACAGCTGGTCGTGTCAGCGTGGATCGCGCCGGAATTGAACAGGGCAAGGTCAGTGTAA
- the typA gene encoding translational GTPase TypA, whose translation MSLRNIAIIAHVDHGKTTLVDQLFRQSGTFRDNQRVEERAMDSNDLEKERGITILAKCTSVEWGEGDDATRINIVDTPGHADFGGEVERILSMVDGVILLVDAAEGPMPQTKFVTGKALALGLKPIVVVNKIDRSDARAAEVLDEVFELFLTLEASDEQLDFPILYASGRGGYASPDPEARDGTLEPLFETIVRHVPAPGLDENAPFTFLATLLDRDNFIGRILTGRVQSGSVKVNQPIHALDMDGKVIETGRASKLLAFRGLDRVPVDEAKAGDIVAIAGLAQATVANTIADTSVTEPIAAQPIDPPTLSMRFAVNDSPMAGREGSKVTSRMIRDRLYREAETNVAIRITESADKDSFEVAGRGELQLGVLIETMRREGFELGISRPRVLYQTDESGQRTEPYETVVIDVDDEHSGTVVEKMQLRKADLTDMRPSGGGKTRITFSGPSRGLIGYHGEFLSDTRGTGIMNRLFEKYGPYKGVIEGRKNGVLISNGNGEAVAYALGPLEERGILFVSPGEALYEGMIIGENAKPEDLEVNPMKSKQLTNFRSTGKDDAIRLTPPRRMTLEQAIAYIDDDEMVEVTPKNIRIRKAILDPHERKKASRKKEAA comes from the coding sequence ATGTCGCTCCGCAATATCGCCATTATAGCGCACGTCGATCACGGCAAAACCACGCTCGTCGACCAGCTTTTCCGCCAGTCGGGCACCTTTCGCGACAACCAGCGCGTCGAAGAAAGAGCCATGGATTCCAATGACCTGGAGAAAGAGCGCGGGATCACCATCCTGGCGAAATGCACCAGCGTCGAATGGGGCGAGGGCGATGATGCGACGCGGATCAACATCGTCGACACGCCGGGCCACGCCGATTTCGGCGGCGAGGTCGAGCGCATCCTGAGCATGGTCGACGGCGTCATCCTGCTCGTCGACGCCGCCGAAGGGCCGATGCCGCAGACCAAGTTCGTCACCGGCAAGGCGCTCGCGCTGGGCCTCAAACCGATCGTCGTCGTCAACAAGATCGACCGCAGCGACGCGCGCGCCGCCGAAGTGCTCGACGAGGTGTTCGAACTGTTCCTGACGCTCGAGGCCAGTGACGAGCAGCTCGATTTCCCGATCCTCTATGCCTCGGGCCGCGGCGGCTATGCCTCGCCCGACCCCGAAGCGCGCGACGGCACGCTGGAGCCGCTGTTCGAAACGATCGTCCGCCATGTCCCCGCGCCGGGGCTCGACGAAAATGCGCCCTTCACCTTCCTCGCGACGCTGCTCGACCGCGACAATTTCATCGGCCGGATCCTGACCGGCCGCGTCCAGTCGGGGTCGGTCAAGGTCAACCAGCCGATCCACGCGCTCGACATGGACGGCAAGGTGATCGAAACCGGTCGCGCGTCGAAACTGCTCGCCTTCCGCGGGCTCGACCGCGTCCCCGTCGACGAGGCGAAGGCGGGCGACATCGTCGCGATCGCGGGGCTGGCGCAGGCGACCGTCGCGAACACCATCGCCGACACCAGCGTGACCGAGCCGATCGCCGCGCAGCCGATCGACCCGCCGACGCTGTCGATGCGCTTTGCCGTCAACGATTCGCCGATGGCGGGCCGCGAGGGCAGCAAGGTGACGAGCCGCATGATCCGCGACCGGCTGTACCGCGAAGCCGAAACCAATGTCGCGATCCGCATCACCGAAAGCGCCGACAAGGACAGTTTCGAGGTCGCCGGCCGCGGCGAGCTTCAGCTCGGCGTGCTCATCGAAACGATGCGCCGCGAAGGCTTCGAACTCGGCATCAGCCGCCCGCGCGTCCTCTATCAGACCGACGAGAGCGGCCAGCGCACCGAGCCCTATGAAACCGTCGTCATCGACGTCGACGACGAGCATAGCGGCACGGTGGTCGAGAAGATGCAGCTGCGCAAGGCCGACCTCACCGACATGCGCCCGTCGGGCGGCGGCAAGACGCGCATCACCTTCAGCGGCCCCTCGCGCGGCCTGATCGGCTATCATGGCGAGTTTCTGTCGGACACGCGCGGCACCGGCATCATGAACCGCCTGTTCGAGAAATATGGCCCGTACAAGGGCGTGATCGAGGGCCGCAAGAATGGCGTCCTCATCTCGAACGGCAATGGCGAAGCGGTGGCCTATGCGCTCGGCCCGCTCGAAGAGCGCGGCATCCTCTTCGTCTCGCCCGGCGAGGCGCTCTATGAGGGGATGATCATCGGCGAGAATGCCAAGCCCGAAGACCTTGAGGTCAACCCGATGAAGTCGAAACAGCTCACCAACTTCCGTTCGACGGGCAAGGACGATGCGATCCGCCTGACGCCGCCGCGGCGCATGACGCTCGAACAGGCGATCGCCTATATCGACGATGACGAGATGGTCGAGGTGACGCCGAAGAACATCCGCATCCGCAAGGCGATCCTCGACCCGCACGAGCGCAAGAAGGCGAGCCGCAAGAAGGAAGCGGCGTAA
- a CDS encoding DNA-methyltransferase: protein MRRNTVTKLKSDRSVYMACQDNLAFMRPLPDESMKLIVTSPPYNIGKAYEQRSPLAEYVKGQAQVISECVRLLSKGGSLCWQVGNHVDRGEIFPLDMVLYPIFKEHGLNLRNRVIWHFEHGLHCSKRLSGRYETILWFTKGDSYHFDVDPIRVPAKYPGKKHFKGPKAGQLSGNPLGKNPGDVWIFPNVKSNHVEKTSHPCQFPVELVERLVLALTEPGDAVFDPYMGVGSSVVAAAMHDRIGYGCDVVSEYVDIAWHRVHALRAGTLKTRPMNKPVYDPSLPKGGH, encoded by the coding sequence ATGCGCCGCAATACCGTCACCAAGCTGAAATCGGACCGTTCGGTATATATGGCTTGTCAGGACAATCTCGCTTTTATGCGCCCGCTGCCCGACGAGAGCATGAAGCTCATCGTGACCTCGCCGCCATACAATATAGGCAAAGCATACGAGCAACGCTCTCCTCTGGCAGAATACGTCAAGGGGCAAGCGCAAGTAATTTCGGAGTGTGTTCGGTTGCTTTCCAAGGGTGGGTCGCTCTGCTGGCAGGTTGGAAATCACGTTGACCGAGGCGAAATCTTCCCGCTTGATATGGTGCTTTACCCGATTTTCAAAGAGCACGGCCTCAACCTACGCAATCGGGTGATCTGGCATTTCGAGCATGGCTTGCACTGCTCCAAACGGTTGTCTGGCCGCTATGAGACCATTCTCTGGTTCACAAAGGGTGATAGCTATCATTTCGACGTCGACCCCATCCGGGTTCCGGCCAAGTATCCGGGTAAGAAGCATTTTAAGGGGCCTAAAGCAGGGCAACTCTCCGGCAATCCCCTTGGGAAAAATCCTGGGGATGTGTGGATATTTCCCAACGTCAAATCCAATCACGTCGAGAAGACGAGTCATCCATGTCAGTTCCCTGTCGAACTGGTCGAGAGGCTAGTATTGGCATTGACTGAACCCGGTGACGCCGTATTTGATCCTTACATGGGGGTAGGCTCCTCTGTCGTTGCAGCTGCCATGCACGATCGCATAGGCTATGGCTGTGACGTGGTATCGGAGTACGTCGACATTGCATGGCACCGGGTTCACGCATTGCGCGCTGGAACTTTGAAAACTCGACCAATGAACAAGCCGGTTTATGATCCTAGCTTGCCGAAGGGCGGGCACTAA
- a CDS encoding tetratricopeptide repeat protein, protein MRYYRSSLLLLAACAALAAPLALAAGGGGGGGGAPPSQSIYDPTIDYQKGVDAFAAGRYAEAAKALKKVVAAVPANPQANYLLGASHMALGDFSRAVKPLATAVRHDGKMVEARRDLGIAHAKLGKAGKADEQLQALKMMQQQCAGGCADSAKLADAIARLEAAIAARPQASAAVAPDVRPPSAEALDTTYVAAVALINEHRYEAAIAKLDAALWAAGPHPDVLTYLGFANRKLGRHDAAEAYYRDALAIAPTHRGAIEYYGELKLERGDVAGAKAHLARLDAICGFGCNEADELRRWIEEKVRSAS, encoded by the coding sequence ATGCGCTACTACCGGTCATCCTTGCTTCTGCTCGCCGCCTGTGCGGCGCTGGCGGCGCCCCTCGCCCTTGCGGCGGGCGGCGGTGGCGGGGGAGGCGGCGCGCCGCCGAGCCAGAGTATCTATGACCCGACCATCGACTATCAGAAGGGCGTCGATGCCTTTGCCGCGGGCCGCTATGCCGAGGCGGCGAAAGCTCTCAAAAAGGTCGTGGCAGCCGTCCCCGCGAACCCGCAGGCCAATTATCTGCTCGGCGCCAGCCATATGGCGCTGGGCGATTTTTCGCGCGCGGTAAAGCCACTCGCAACGGCAGTGCGCCACGATGGGAAAATGGTCGAGGCGCGCCGCGATCTGGGCATCGCGCACGCGAAACTCGGCAAGGCCGGCAAGGCGGACGAGCAGTTGCAGGCACTGAAAATGATGCAGCAACAATGCGCGGGCGGCTGTGCCGATTCGGCAAAGCTTGCCGATGCGATCGCCCGGCTGGAGGCTGCGATCGCCGCGAGGCCGCAGGCAAGTGCTGCGGTCGCGCCCGATGTGCGGCCGCCATCGGCAGAAGCGCTCGACACGACCTATGTTGCGGCCGTCGCGCTCATCAACGAACATCGTTACGAAGCGGCGATCGCGAAACTCGACGCCGCGCTCTGGGCGGCGGGGCCGCACCCCGATGTGCTGACTTACCTCGGCTTCGCGAACCGCAAGCTTGGGCGTCACGACGCGGCCGAAGCCTATTATCGCGACGCGCTTGCGATCGCGCCGACCCACCGCGGCGCGATCGAATATTATGGCGAGCTGAAGCTCGAGCGGGGCGATGTTGCCGGGGCGAAGGCGCATCTGGCGCGGCTCGACGCGATCTGCGGTTTTGGTTGCAACGAGGCCGATGAACTGCGCCGCTGGATCGAGGAGAAAGTGCGATCGGCAAGCTGA
- a CDS encoding CHAP domain-containing protein gives MVQRRFLNAAVASAMTLAGLLAGAPAAAQSYLQCVPFARAESGVDIRGNARTWWAQAAGSYARGNEPRPGAVMAFAGTRGMPMGHVAVVKKIVGDREILIDHANWSPINGRRGQIERDVRVVDVSDAGDWSLVRVWYAPIGDLGLRANPVQGFIYAGGEAGGTTPAPSFKAPVWATNDWKPGNGLALVAASLGN, from the coding sequence ATGGTCCAACGCCGCTTTCTGAACGCCGCCGTCGCGTCGGCGATGACGCTCGCCGGGCTGCTCGCCGGCGCTCCCGCCGCGGCGCAATCCTATCTGCAATGCGTTCCCTTCGCGCGCGCCGAATCGGGCGTCGACATCCGCGGCAACGCCAGGACCTGGTGGGCGCAGGCGGCGGGAAGCTATGCGCGCGGCAATGAACCGCGGCCGGGTGCGGTCATGGCCTTTGCGGGCACGCGCGGGATGCCGATGGGTCATGTCGCGGTGGTCAAGAAGATCGTCGGCGACCGCGAAATCCTGATCGACCATGCCAACTGGTCGCCGATCAATGGCCGCCGCGGCCAGATCGAGCGCGATGTTCGCGTCGTCGACGTCAGCGACGCAGGCGACTGGAGCCTGGTGCGCGTCTGGTACGCCCCGATCGGCGACCTTGGCCTGCGCGCCAATCCGGTGCAGGGCTTCATCTATGCGGGCGGCGAAGCGGGCGGGACGACCCCGGCGCCCAGCTTCAAGGCGCCCGTCTGGGCAACGAATGACTGGAAACCCGGCAACGGCCTTGCGCTCGTTGCCGCCTCGCTCGGCAACTGA
- a CDS encoding BglII/BstYI family type II restriction endonuclease, which yields MRIVQYYSHLNGFEFLKYHKAHIWDDLEAVVAAVDAEACRTKASAEARKEGRLLYSPVDMNKEFARLFADHHWTERRVTNWLSEDTSLLRDIMSLEPQAQKEMIEARGLEPIMTYNQTDFVKDRVAVEIQFGKYAFVAHDLFVKHMSFFISDDIDVGIEVVPMKSMEREMSSGVPYYERDLFNLMRQGRGIPAVPIILVGVAP from the coding sequence ATGAGGATCGTTCAATACTATTCTCATCTTAACGGCTTCGAGTTCCTCAAGTATCACAAAGCCCACATCTGGGATGATCTCGAAGCCGTCGTAGCTGCTGTCGATGCCGAAGCCTGTCGGACCAAGGCGTCAGCGGAGGCTCGGAAAGAAGGGCGTCTGCTATACTCCCCAGTGGATATGAACAAAGAGTTCGCGCGCCTATTTGCGGACCATCATTGGACCGAGCGACGGGTTACAAACTGGCTGTCAGAGGACACCTCGCTATTGCGGGATATAATGTCCCTTGAACCGCAGGCGCAGAAGGAAATGATTGAGGCGCGAGGCCTTGAGCCGATTATGACCTACAATCAAACCGATTTCGTGAAGGATAGGGTAGCGGTCGAAATACAGTTCGGCAAATATGCGTTTGTCGCGCATGACCTGTTCGTTAAACATATGTCATTCTTCATTAGCGATGACATAGACGTCGGTATCGAGGTCGTGCCCATGAAGTCGATGGAACGCGAAATGTCTTCTGGGGTTCCCTACTACGAGCGGGACCTATTCAATCTCATGCGGCAGGGACGTGGCATTCCCGCGGTACCGATCATCTTGGTCGGCGTCGCGCCCTGA